The segment GGCCGCCCTGCTGATGACCGCGGTGAGTGTCTTCGTCTTCCTCGCCTACGCCACCACATCCGCCGTGGCCCGCCGGATCGGGGCGGGCGATCTGCCGGGGGCGATCCGGCAGGGGATGGACGGCATCTGGCTCGCGGTCATTCTGGGTATGGCTGTCGTTGCCGTCACCCTTCCCCTGGCGCCCCGGCTCATCAGCGCCTTCGGAGCCTCCGACACCGCCTTCCCCTACGCCGTCACCTATCTGCGCATCTCCCTCATCGGCATTCCCGCCATGCTGATCGTGCTGGCCGCCACCGGCGTTCTCCGCGGCCTCCAGGACACCCGCACCCCGCTCTATGTCGCGATCGGTGGCTTCACCGCCAACGCGGTACTGAACGTTCTGCTGGTCTACGGCGCCGGCCTCGGGATCGCCGGATCCGCCTGGGGCACCGTTATCGCCCAGTACGCCATGGCCGCCGTCTATCTGATCGTCGTCGTCCGAGGCGCCCGACGGCACCGGGCGTCGCTCCGCCCCAACGCCGCGGGCATACGCGCCAGCGCCCGGGCCGGGGTCCCCTTGCTGATCCGCACGCTCTCCTTGCGCGCCGTACTGATGATCGCCACCGCCGTCGCCACCCGCCTCGGCGACACCGAGATCGCCGCCCATCAGATCGTGCTCTCCCTGTGGAGTCTGATGGCCTTCGCCCTGGACGCCATCGCGATAGCCGGTCAGGCGATCATCGGCCGGTATCTCGGCGCCGGAGACACCGAAGGAGCCCGTCAGGTCTGCCGCCGGATGGTGCAGTGGGGTCTTGCCTCGGGCCTGATCTTCGGCCTGCTGCTGGTGCTTATGCGCCCGCTCTTCCTGCCCCTGTTCAGCAGTGATCCCGCCGTCCATGACGCGCTGCTGCCGGCCCTGCTGGTCATGGCGCTCACCCAGCCGATCGCCGGGATCGTCTTCGTCCTCGACGGAGTCCTGATGGGCGCCGGTGACGGCCCCTATCTCGCCGGTGCCATGCTGGTGACCCTGGCGGTCTTCGCCCCGGTCGCTCTGCTGATCCCCGTCTTCGGCGGTGGCCTCACCGCCCTGTGGTGGGCCATGGGCCTGATGATGGCCGTACGGATGGCGACCCTCTGGGTACGAGCCCGCTCCGGACGCTGGCTCGTCACCGGAGCGACCCGCTGAGCCGCTGTTTCACGTGAAACGGTCAGCACAACCCTCACCGACCACCAAGCCATCCGTCCGGGGGGCACCACACCCGGCTCAGGACAGCGCAGAGGGCCGTACCCAGCGGGTACGGCCCTCCGTCAGCTCAGTCGAAGACTGCCGGTCAGCCGGCGATGACCTCGACACCGAGCTTGGCGTCGACCTCGGGGTGCAGACGCACGGACACCTGGTGCGAGCCCAGGGTCTTGATCGGCGAACCGAGCTCGACACGGCGCTTGTCGACCTCCGGGCCACCGGCGGTCTTGATCGCCGAGGCGATGTCGGCCGGGGTCACGGAGCCGAAGAGACGGCCGGCGTCGCCGGAGCGAACAGCCAGACGCACCTTCACGGCCTCGAGCTTGGCCTTGACCTCGTTGGCCTGCTCGATGGTCGCAATCTCGTGGATCTTGCGGGCGCGGCGGATCTGCGCCACGTCCTTCTCGCCGCCCTTGGTCCAGCGGATCGCGAAACCGCGCGGAACCAGGTAGTTGCGAGCGTATCCGTCCTTGACCTCGACGACGTCTCCCGCGGCACCGAGCCCGGAGACTTCCTGGGTGAGGATGATCTTCATTGTGCGGTCACCCTTCCCTTATCGCGCGGTGGACGTGTAGGGCAGCAGCGCCATCTCACGGCTGTTCTTCACGGCCGTGGCGACGTCACGCTGGTGCTGCGTGCAGTTGCCGGTAACGCGGCGGGCACGGATCTTGCCGCGGTCGGAAATGTACTTCCGCAGCATGTTCGTGTCCTTGTAGTCCACGTACACGGTCTTGTCCTTGCAGAACGCGCAGACCTTCTTCTTCGGCTTGCGCACAGGCGGCTTCGCCATGGTGTATCTCCTGTGTGATCAAGAATGGGGAGTAACGAGCACCCCTGGTGTCCCGGCGAGGGACGCCTAGAAGGGAGGCTCGTCCGAGTAGCCGCCGCCGGAGTTGGCGGAACCGCCGGAACCGCTGGAGCCACCGGAGTTTCCACCCCAGTTGCCCCCGCCGCCCTGCTGACCGCCGCCGGCGGGAGCGCTGGTGGCCCAGGGGTCGTCGGCGGGAGCCCCGCCACCCTGCTGGCCGCCGGGACCGGAGCCCCAGTTGCCGCCACCCTGCTGACCGCCGCCGTAGCCGCCCTGGCCACCGCGGCCGGCGGTCTTGGTGACCTTGGCCGTGGCGTTCCTGAGGCTGGGGCCGACTTCCTCGACATCCAGCTCGAAGACCGTGCGCTTCACACCTTCGCGGTCCTCGTAGGACCGCTGCTTCAGCCGGCCCTGCACGACGACACGCATGCCGCGCTGGAGCGACTCGGCGACGTTCTCCGCCGCCTGCCGCCAGACCGAGCAGGTCAGGAACAGGCTCTCGCCGTCCTTCCACTCATTGGTCTGACGGTCGAAGGTGCGCGGGGTGGACGCGACACGGAACTTCGCGACCGCCGCACCGGAGTTGGTGAAGCGCAGCTCGGGGTCGTCGACGAGATTGCCGACGACCGTGATGACGGTCTCGCCTGCCATGGGTGAACCTCTCGGCGGGGATTGCTTGGCTGCTTGCTGCTACTCGAACCCGTTGACCTCTGAGCGGATGCTCAGTGGGTCTCGGGGCGGAGGACCTTGGTCCGGAGGACCGACTCGTTCAGGTTCATCTGGCGGTCGAGCTCCTTGACGACCGCAGGCTCGGCCTGCAGGTCGATGACCGAGTAGATGCCCTCGGGCTTCTTCTTGATCTCGTACGAGAGACGACGGCGACCCCAGGTGTCGACCTTCTCGACCTTTCCGTTGCCCTCACGGACGACGGAGAGGAAGTTCTCGATCAGGGGAGCGACAGCGCGCTCCTCCAGCTCGGGGTCGAGGATGACCATCACTTCGTAGTGACGCATGTGGAACCCACCTCCTTTGGACTCAGCGGCCACGGTCGTTCCGTGGCAGGAGGGTCGTGATGCGTTGATGCAACGGTGTCGAGTAAAGCAGGGCCCACTGACACTCACCGGCCGTCGAAGCCGGATCGGGTCCGCAGCCTGGGCAGACACCGGTGCAGACCGTACAGAGTACCCGGAGAGGTGCTTGCGGTTGAAATCCGGTGGCCGGGGGGCGCAATCTGTACACATCGGGTGTGCGCGGCACTACGATGCGCCGCGCTCGGCAACGCCAGGAGGTGCCGTATGGCACAGGCAGCGCAACGTCAGACATCCCTCTTCGCCACGGACGGCAAGCCTCATCCCCTTCAGGACACCCTGGCCGGGGTGACCCTGGTCCTGGGTGTGCTCGCCTTTGTGTCCGCGTGGTTCCCCAGCCTCCATCTGCTCAGCTCGTGGACGGGCCTGGTCGGCATCCTCACGGGTGGCTACGGACAGTTCATCTCCGAGACGACCCGTGAGCGGTTCGTCCTGATTCTGGGGCTCGGGGCGTCCGCCGCGGGCTTCTTCCTGGGCATGGCCCACGGAGGCCTCTTCGGCGGCCTCATCGGCTGACCCGCCGCACACCGCCGGGGCCGGCCGGTGATCGACCGGTCCCCGGCCACGGGCCACGCGTGCCACCGGCCCGCTGTCCCCGGTCCACCGGTCTCCCGGCCCCGAAGCGGTCCGGAGACCGGTGGACCACTCCAACAGCCGATACGGGACGTCGAACAGCCACATCGAACGCGGCCATTCGGGGCGCTCCCCCAGCCCAGTAGGCTTCGGCGCGAGAGCCGGAGCCCCTGACCCATGGGGACACACCTGCCGAGGAGCGCCCCATATGAGCCTGACACTGAGGACCATCAGCCGAGAGCAGCATCTGGCGTACATCCAGTCCCTGCCGTCGGCAAGCCACTGCCAGGTCCCCGCATGGTCGGATGTGAAGACCGAGTGGCGCTCGGAGAACCTGGGGTGGTTCGACAAGCACGGTCAGCTCGTCGGTGCCGGGCTGGTCCTCTACCGCCAGCTCCCCAAGATCAAGCGGTATCTGGCCTATCTCCCCGAGGGCCCGGTCATCAACTGGTACGCCCCCAATCTGGACGACTGGCTCCAGCCGATGCTCGCCCACCTCAAGCAGCAGGGCGCCTTCTCCGTGAAGATGGGCCCGCCGGTCGTCATCCGGCGCTGGGACGCTCCCGCCATCAAGTCCGGTATCCAGGACCCCGACGTCAAGCGGCTGCGGGATGTCGAGGCCACCCATATCGAGCCCCGTGCCTTCGAGGTCGCCGACCGGCTGCGCAAGATGGGCTGGCAGCAGGGCGAGGACGGCGGTGCCGGCTTCGGCGACGTCCAGCCCCGGTACGTCTACCAGGTGCCGCTGGCCAACCGCTCCCTCGACGATGTCCTCAAGGGCTTCAACCAGCTCTGGCGCCGGAACATCAAGAAGGCCGAGAAGGCCGGGGTGGAGGTCGTCCAGGGCGGCTACTACGACCTGGAGGAGTGGCAGCGGCTGTACGAGATCACCGCGGTCCGCGACCGGTTCCGCCCGCGCCCGCTCTCGTACTTCCAGCGGATGTGGACCGTCCTCAACAACGAGGACCCCAACCGCATGCGCCTCTACTTCGCCCGTCACAACGGCGTCAACCTGTCCGCGGCGACGATGCTCGTCGTCGGCGGCCATGTCTGGTACTCCTACGGGGCCTCCGACAACATCGGCCGCGAGGTCCGGCCCTCGAACGCGATGCAGTGGCGGATGCTCCGCGACGCCTACGCCATGGGAGCCACGGTCTACGACCTGCGCGGTATCAGCGACTCCCTCGACGAGACCGACCATCTCTTCGGCCTGATCCAGTTCAAGGTCGGCACCGGCGGCGAGGCCGTCGAGTACGTCGGCGAGTGGGACTTCCCGCTCAACAAGCTGCTGCACAAGGCCCTGGACATGTATATGTCGCGCCGCTGACGCCGGCGGGACCACCGGTGCCCCGGCCGCTTCCGCCGCCGGTGGTCCCCACCCCGTAATCTCGTAGATCACGCAACCCCCCGTTCCCGTCCACACCTTCAATACACCGCAGCCACCAGAAAGGTTCCGGGCCGGCCATGGCGCTCTCCCTGTACGTCGACACCAACCGCTGGCGGATGCACCAGAAGTCGGTGACCGACCAGTTCCCCGGTCTCGTACCGGTCTGCAAGGGCAATGGGTACGGCTTCGGACACGAGCGGCTGGCGGAGGAGGCGACCCGCTTCGGCTCCGACATGCTGGCCGTCGGCACGACGTACGAGGCCGCCCGTATCAAGGACTGGTTCAGCGGCGATCTGCTGGTCCTGACCCCCTTCCGCCGAGGCGAGGAGCCGGTGCCGCTGCCGGACCGGGTGATCCGCTCCGTATCGTCGGTCGACGGGGTGCACGCCCTGGTCGGCGCGCGCGTCGTCATCGAGTGCATGAGCACCATGAAGCGCCACGGCGTCTCCGAGCAGGATCTGGCCAGGCTGACGACCGCCATCGAGGACGTCCGGCTGGAGGGTTTCGCGCTCCATCTGCCCCTCGACCGCACCGACGGCTCCGACGCCGTCGAGGAGGTCATCACCTGGATGGACCGGCTGCGGTCCGCGCGGCTGCCGCTGCACACCATGTTCGTCAGCCATCTGCGCGCCGAGGAGCTGGCCAAGCTGCGCCATCAGTTCCCGCAGACCCGGTTCCGGGCCCGGATCGGCACCCGCCTCTGGCTCGGCGACCACGACTCCACCGAGTACCGCGGCTCCGTCCTCGATGTCACCCGCGTCGCCAAGGGCGACCGGTTCGGCTACCGCCAGCAGAAGGCCGCGTCCGACGGCTGGCTGGTAGTCGTCGCCGGGGGTACGTCCCACGGCGTCGGTCTGGAGGCGCCCAAGGCGCTGCACGGAATGATGCCGCGGGCCAAGGGCGTGGCCCGGGCCGGTCTGGCGACCGTGAACCGCAATCTGTCGCCCTTCGTCTGGGCCGGGAAGCAGCGCTGGTTCGCCGAGCCGCCGCATATGCAGGTGTCGATTCTGTTCGTCCCGGCGGACGCGCAGGAGCCGCGAGTCGGTGACGAGCTGGTGGCCCATCTGCGGCACACCACGACCCAGTTCGACCGCATCGTGGAGCGCTGACCGGCCACCCCGTCGGGCCTTCCCGGGAACGGTGTACGAGCGCTCCCGGGGCGGCGTCCGGCTACGGGCCGCTCGGCGGCGCCTCGCCGTCCTTGAGGCCGTCGGAGTCCTCGGACGGCCCCGGTCCGGCCCCCCAGCGCACCTTCGGCGCTTCCGCTTCGCCGCGGGCGGCGCCGTACCCCCTCTGCCGTCCGAGGGCGAAGACGTCGTCCGCCCGGTCGAGCACCCCGCCCGACGGGTCGTCCGATCCGTCCTGGCGTACGACGTCCCGCTCGGGCCGCAGAATGTCCCGGACGACGATCGCGCACAGATACAGCGTCCCCAGCAGATGCAGGGCGATCGCGAAGTGGTACCCCTCCGGGGGCAGGCCCTGCCGCTGGTTGCCGCTGGTGGTGTAGGCGAGGTACATCCAGATGCCGAGGAAGTACGCCGCCTCGCACGCCTGCCAGATCAGGAAGTCCCGCCAGCGCGGCCGGGCCAGTACCGCCAGGGGAATCAGCCAGAGCACGTACTGCGGTGAGTAGACCTTGTTGGTCAGGATGAACGCGGCCACGACCAGGAACGCGACCTGGGCGAACCGGGGCCGCCGGGGCGCGCTCAGCGTCAGCCAGGCGATGCCCGCGCAGGCCAGCACCGCCAGGAACAGGGAGTAGCGGTTGACCTCCTCGGGCGTGATCGTGACCTCGAAGCGCTGGACGATGATCAGCCAGAAGGACCCGAAGTCGATGTCCCGTTCCTGGTTGAAGGTGTAGAACTTCCGCCAGCCCTCCGGCGCCGCCTGCATCACATACAGATTCGCCAGCAGCCAGGAGCCCGCGGCGCCCAGGACCGCCAGTCCGTATTCTCGCCATTTACCGGCCCGCCAGCACAGCACCAGCAGCGGCCCGAGCAGGAAGAGGGCGTACAGCTTGGCCGCGGTCGCCAGCCCGATCAGCACCCCGAAGGCCAGCGGGCGGCTGCGGGACCACATCAGCATCGCCGCGGCGGTCAGGGCCACGGCGAGCAGATCCCAGTTGATGGTGGCGGTCAGGGCGAAGGCGGGGGCCAGGGCGACCAGGAGGGCGTCCCAGGGGCGGCGGGCGTGGGTCCGTGAGACACAGACCGCGATGATCACGGCGCAGACCATGAGCATGCCCGCGTTGACCATCCAGTAGAGCTGCTGCTGGTCCTGGAGGGGCCCGCCCGAGGGGGTGAGCCAGGCGGCGATCTGCATGAAGAGACCGGTCAGTACGGGGTACTCCAGGTACTCCATATCGCCGGGGAGCCGGTCGAAGTACGGAATCAGCCCCTCCGAGAAGCCGCGCCCGACGAAGAGGTGCGGAATGTCGGAGTAGCAGGCGTGGGTGTACTGGGAACTGGCGCCGCGGAACCAGGCCCAGTCGTAGCACGGCATCTTCTGGACCATGCCCAGGGCGAACATCCCGATGGCGGTCAGGGCGATCACGCGTACGGGGGTCAGATAACCGCTGCGGACGCGCAGGGCCCAGCGGCCGGCCGGGCCGCCGATCAGCTCGCTGCCGGCCGCCGCGACGGAATCGCGCCGGGTGGGCCGTACATCCGGCCGGTCGTCCCGGGGCACGGTCGTCTCTTCTGCGCTGGGCATGGTGCACATCCTGCCGTACGGGTGGGGGTACGCCACGAGGGCCGTGGAATCCGGGGCGGGCCGTGTACGGGACACGGAACCGCGGGCGCCGGATGCCACGGCCCTCGCAGGAGGCATGGACGGGCCGGGAGCTACTCCTCCTGTGGCCCGCCGATCACCAGGCCGTTGCTGTTGCTGCCGTTCTGGCCGTTGCCTCCGTTGTTGGCCGCGCCGCCGTTGTTGGCGGCACCTCCGTTGTTGGCCGCGCCGCCGTTATTGGCGTTGTCGCCGTTGCCGCCGTTGTTGTTGGCCGCGCCGCCGTTATTGGCGTTGTCGCCGTTGCCGCCGTTGTTGTTGGCACCGTTGTTGGTGCCGCAGCTCCAGTTGTCCCACGGGTTGCAGGAGTTGCTGGCGTCGGGCGAGTTGCCGGTGGCCGGCGGAGAATTCGACTCCTTCTGGGTCGACTCCTCGTTCGTCGGTTCCTTGGTCGTGGCGTCTTCCGACGGCTCCGTGGACTTCGACGGCGGCGGGCTGGAGGCGCCGCCGCCCCAGTACGCCTCGCCGATCGGCTCCGGCTCGGGGAACTTCAGCACCTTCGTGCCCTTGAGGGCCTTCTTCATGTAGTCCGCGAAGATGTCGGACGGGAACGACGAACCGTGGATCTTCTCCTGGCCGCCGGTGCCGAACATCTTCTCGAACTCACGCTTGGTGTTCTTCTCGTTGTCGTCGAGGCGGTACATATCGATCGCGGTCGACAGCTGCGGGGTGTAGCCGACGAACCACGCCGACCTGTTGCCGTCGGTGGTACCCGTCTTGCCGGCCACCTGGCGGCCCGGGACCTGGGCGTTGGTGCCGGTGCCCTTCTCGACGACGTCGACCAGCACATCGGTGACATTGTTGGCCACGACGGGGCTGAAGCCGCTGGTCGGCTTGTCCTCGTGCCGGTAGATCTCCCGGCCGCCCCGCTTCACGAACTCCACGGAGTACGGATCCCGCTGCTGGCCCTCGGCGGCGAAGGTGCCGTACGAGCTGGCCATACGGATGGCGCTCGGCGTGGAGATGCCGATGGAGAAGGAGGGCACATCGGACTTGTTGAGCGAGCTCTCCAGCAGTCCGGCCTTGACGGCCGCCTTGCGGACCTCCGGGACGCCGATGTCCATGCCGAGCTGCACGAAGGGGCTGTTCGCGGAGTCGATCATCGCCTCGCGCAGATTGATGTTCTTGTACGACTTGTCACCGTCGTTGACCTGGAGCCACTCCTTGCCCTCCTCGTTGCGCCAGATCGACCCGTCGTAATTCTTGATCTTGAGTTTGTTCTTGCCGTTGTAGACCGCCTTGTCGGGGTCCAGCTTGGTGCGCTGGGACGCCGACTGGACCCGGTCGCCCTTCGGATCGCGCACCCCGTCCTCCATCGCGGAGGCCAGCACGAACGGCTTGAAGGTCGAGCCGACCTGGGCACCGGTGCTGTCGGCGTTGTTCGTGAAGTGCTTGGTCGCGTCGGCTCCGCCGTAGATCGCGACGATCTTCCCGGTCTTCGGCTCCACCGAGGCACCGCCGAACTGGACATGGGTGTCCGTGTCGGGGCGCTTCTTCGGGTCGATGTTCTTGTCGTAGACCTTCTTGACGGACGCTTCGAGCTCCTTGATCTTGTACTCGTCGAAGGTCGTGTGGATCTCGTAGCCGCCGAGAGCGAGGTCCGCCTCGGTGATCTGCTTGTTGTTCGCGAGGAAGTTCGCCTTGGCGAGAGCCACGAGATAGCCGCGCTGGCCGCCGAGCTTGGCCTGCGTGGAAGGGGGGAGCACGTTGGGGAAGACGGTCTTGTCCCGCTCCGCCTTGTCGAGGTGGCCGTCCTTGACCATCTCGTCGAGGACCCAGTTCCAGCGCTCGGTCACCCGCTTGGTGTTGGCCTCACGAGTCGCCGCCGGGTCGAAGTCGGTGGCCCCGGCCGGATCGTAGTAGGTCGCGCCCTTGAGCAGGGTGGTCAGGAACGCGGACTGGGCGACGGTCAGGTCCTTGGCGTCGGTGTCGAAGTAGGTACGCGCCGCCGCCTGGATCCCGTAGGAGCTGCGCCCGTAGAAGGAGGTGTTCAGATAGCCGGCCATGATCTCCGGCTTCTTCATCTCCGTGCCGACCTTTATGGAGATGAACAGTTCCTTGAACTTACGGCTGACGGTCTGCGACTGGTCACCGAGCCGGGCGTTCTTCACATACTGCTGGGTGATCGTGGAACCACCCTGGGTCTGCTGCCCTCGGGCCATGTTCACCAGCGCCCGGCTGATGCCCTTGGGGTCGATGCCGGAGTCCGAGTCGAAGGTCTTGTTCTCCGCCGACTTCACGGCGTTCTGCAGATGCATGGGAATCTGGTCGATCCCCACGTTCTGCCGGTTGTACTCACCGCCGGTCGCGGCCAGCTGGGTGCCGTCTCTGTAGTAGTAGACGTTGTTCTGGGCCTCGGCCTGCTTACGGGGGTCGGGGACGTCCACCCAGGCGTACGCCAGCGTCGCCGCGCCCATCAGCGTGCCGAAGAAGGCCAGCGCGAGCCCGCTCACCAGCTTCCAGGAGGGCATCCAGCGGCGCCAGCCGTCCTTGCCGTACCGCGGGTAGTCGATCAGTCGCCGCTTACGGGGCCCGCCGCCGGGGTCATGATGGCCCGCACCCCCGCCGCGGCGGCCACCGCGCCCGCCGCGGCCGCCCCCGGCAGCGCCGGGAGCGCCGGGATCCACCCGGCGGCGGCCGCCGCGCTGGGCGGCCCGCCGGGCCTCGGCGCGGCCGCCGTAGGAATGCTCCTCGCCGTGGGAGGCGGAAGGGGAGACGGAGCCGGTGTCCCCGGCGGGGGCGGCACGGCGGCCGGATGGCTGCTGGGCAGCGCGTCTGGCAGCCGCCCGTCCGCCGGTCTGCGGCGGTTTGCGACGGTGCTCGCTCATCGAACGACTACTCCTCGGGCAGGCGAAACGCCTGGAAGCGGCAGTTGACTTCCGGTCCCCCCGGCAGGGATACGGACCGGCCGCGTGAAGGGCTCGTCCGCAGTGCACCCACCGCGATGACGACTGGGGCCGTCATGTGGTTCCCGGTGGTCTGCATCCGCACAGACTACGCACGAACAAATCCATCCCGACGCTGAAGTTCATCCCAAAACAGGCAAGTTGGCCAGAACGAATTGGCGATGTGACCCCGTTCACCATGACCCCCCTTGTCGTGGGAGCCTCGCCGTCCTATCGTGCTGATGTATCGAGTCGATACATCAGCACGTCATAGAGAGTCGGGGCAGCACGAAGGGAGGCCATGGTGAGCAGGCGCTCGGGAATTCTTGAGTTCGCTGTGCTCGGTCTCCTCCGTGAAGCCCCGATGCACGGGTACGAGCTGCGGAAACGGCTCAACACTTCGTTGGGGATCTTCCGGGCCTTCAGTTACGGAACCCTGTATCCCTGCCTCAAGACGCTGGTCGCCAACGGCTGGTTGATCGAGGAACCGGGAAATGCTCCCGACGACGCCCTGGCCGCTCCACTCTCAGGGCGCCGCGCCAAGATCGTCTACCGGTTGACGGCGGAAGGAAAAGATCACTTCGAGGAGCTGCTCGCGCATACCGGCCCCGACAGCTGGGAGGACGAGCACTTCGCGGCTCGCTTCGCCTTCTTCGGGCAGACGGAGCGCGAGGTGCGGATGCGGGTGCTGGAAGGCCGCCGCAGCCGGCTGGAGGAGCGTCTGGAGAAGATGCGCGCCTCCCTCGCCCGGACCCGTGAGCGCCTCGACGACTACACGCTGGAGCTCCAGCGCCACGGAATGGAGTCCGTGGAGCGCGAAGTGCGCTGGCTGAACGAGCTCATCGAGAGCGAGCGGGCGGGACGGGATCAGCGACGCTCCTCCCCCGGCTCCGCATCACAGCAGCAGAACAGCGCGGGGCCCGTGGACGGCCTGCCCCGGCGTGGAGACGCGGAGACCTCCGGGCCCGCCACCCCGCCGGATCCGTCCGACGGCACCGCCAACTGAGACCCCGCGGTCCGCAGGGTCTCATCCGGAATACCGAAATCACACAGGGAGCAACCGGAATGGGTTCGGTTCGCGTAGCCATCGTCGGCGTGGGCAACTGCGCCGCCTCGCTGGTGCAGGGCGTCGAGTACTACAAGGACGCCGACCCGGCCGGCAAGGTGCCGGGTCTGATGC is part of the Streptomyces qinzhouensis genome and harbors:
- a CDS encoding MATE family efflux transporter, with protein sequence MTQAPAPPKAIRRRHDREIITLAVPAFGALVAEPLFVMVDSAVVGHLGTAQLAGLAIAAALLMTAVSVFVFLAYATTSAVARRIGAGDLPGAIRQGMDGIWLAVILGMAVVAVTLPLAPRLISAFGASDTAFPYAVTYLRISLIGIPAMLIVLAATGVLRGLQDTRTPLYVAIGGFTANAVLNVLLVYGAGLGIAGSAWGTVIAQYAMAAVYLIVVVRGARRHRASLRPNAAGIRASARAGVPLLIRTLSLRAVLMIATAVATRLGDTEIAAHQIVLSLWSLMAFALDAIAIAGQAIIGRYLGAGDTEGARQVCRRMVQWGLASGLIFGLLLVLMRPLFLPLFSSDPAVHDALLPALLVMALTQPIAGIVFVLDGVLMGAGDGPYLAGAMLVTLAVFAPVALLIPVFGGGLTALWWAMGLMMAVRMATLWVRARSGRWLVTGATR
- the rplI gene encoding 50S ribosomal protein L9, coding for MKIILTQEVSGLGAAGDVVEVKDGYARNYLVPRGFAIRWTKGGEKDVAQIRRARKIHEIATIEQANEVKAKLEAVKVRLAVRSGDAGRLFGSVTPADIASAIKTAGGPEVDKRRVELGSPIKTLGSHQVSVRLHPEVDAKLGVEVIAG
- the rpsR gene encoding 30S ribosomal protein S18 produces the protein MAKPPVRKPKKKVCAFCKDKTVYVDYKDTNMLRKYISDRGKIRARRVTGNCTQHQRDVATAVKNSREMALLPYTSTAR
- a CDS encoding single-stranded DNA-binding protein; translation: MAGETVITVVGNLVDDPELRFTNSGAAVAKFRVASTPRTFDRQTNEWKDGESLFLTCSVWRQAAENVAESLQRGMRVVVQGRLKQRSYEDREGVKRTVFELDVEEVGPSLRNATAKVTKTAGRGGQGGYGGGQQGGGNWGSGPGGQQGGGAPADDPWATSAPAGGGQQGGGGNWGGNSGGSSGSGGSANSGGGYSDEPPF
- the rpsF gene encoding 30S ribosomal protein S6, with the translated sequence MRHYEVMVILDPELEERAVAPLIENFLSVVREGNGKVEKVDTWGRRRLSYEIKKKPEGIYSVIDLQAEPAVVKELDRQMNLNESVLRTKVLRPETH
- a CDS encoding lipid II:glycine glycyltransferase FemX, which gives rise to MSLTLRTISREQHLAYIQSLPSASHCQVPAWSDVKTEWRSENLGWFDKHGQLVGAGLVLYRQLPKIKRYLAYLPEGPVINWYAPNLDDWLQPMLAHLKQQGAFSVKMGPPVVIRRWDAPAIKSGIQDPDVKRLRDVEATHIEPRAFEVADRLRKMGWQQGEDGGAGFGDVQPRYVYQVPLANRSLDDVLKGFNQLWRRNIKKAEKAGVEVVQGGYYDLEEWQRLYEITAVRDRFRPRPLSYFQRMWTVLNNEDPNRMRLYFARHNGVNLSAATMLVVGGHVWYSYGASDNIGREVRPSNAMQWRMLRDAYAMGATVYDLRGISDSLDETDHLFGLIQFKVGTGGEAVEYVGEWDFPLNKLLHKALDMYMSRR
- a CDS encoding alanine racemase produces the protein MALSLYVDTNRWRMHQKSVTDQFPGLVPVCKGNGYGFGHERLAEEATRFGSDMLAVGTTYEAARIKDWFSGDLLVLTPFRRGEEPVPLPDRVIRSVSSVDGVHALVGARVVIECMSTMKRHGVSEQDLARLTTAIEDVRLEGFALHLPLDRTDGSDAVEEVITWMDRLRSARLPLHTMFVSHLRAEELAKLRHQFPQTRFRARIGTRLWLGDHDSTEYRGSVLDVTRVAKGDRFGYRQQKAASDGWLVVVAGGTSHGVGLEAPKALHGMMPRAKGVARAGLATVNRNLSPFVWAGKQRWFAEPPHMQVSILFVPADAQEPRVGDELVAHLRHTTTQFDRIVER
- a CDS encoding glycosyltransferase family 87 protein, which codes for MPSAEETTVPRDDRPDVRPTRRDSVAAAGSELIGGPAGRWALRVRSGYLTPVRVIALTAIGMFALGMVQKMPCYDWAWFRGASSQYTHACYSDIPHLFVGRGFSEGLIPYFDRLPGDMEYLEYPVLTGLFMQIAAWLTPSGGPLQDQQQLYWMVNAGMLMVCAVIIAVCVSRTHARRPWDALLVALAPAFALTATINWDLLAVALTAAAMLMWSRSRPLAFGVLIGLATAAKLYALFLLGPLLVLCWRAGKWREYGLAVLGAAGSWLLANLYVMQAAPEGWRKFYTFNQERDIDFGSFWLIIVQRFEVTITPEEVNRYSLFLAVLACAGIAWLTLSAPRRPRFAQVAFLVVAAFILTNKVYSPQYVLWLIPLAVLARPRWRDFLIWQACEAAYFLGIWMYLAYTTSGNQRQGLPPEGYHFAIALHLLGTLYLCAIVVRDILRPERDVVRQDGSDDPSGGVLDRADDVFALGRQRGYGAARGEAEAPKVRWGAGPGPSEDSDGLKDGEAPPSGP
- a CDS encoding transglycosylase domain-containing protein; translation: MSEHRRKPPQTGGRAAARRAAQQPSGRRAAPAGDTGSVSPSASHGEEHSYGGRAEARRAAQRGGRRRVDPGAPGAAGGGRGGRGGRRGGGAGHHDPGGGPRKRRLIDYPRYGKDGWRRWMPSWKLVSGLALAFFGTLMGAATLAYAWVDVPDPRKQAEAQNNVYYYRDGTQLAATGGEYNRQNVGIDQIPMHLQNAVKSAENKTFDSDSGIDPKGISRALVNMARGQQTQGGSTITQQYVKNARLGDQSQTVSRKFKELFISIKVGTEMKKPEIMAGYLNTSFYGRSSYGIQAAARTYFDTDAKDLTVAQSAFLTTLLKGATYYDPAGATDFDPAATREANTKRVTERWNWVLDEMVKDGHLDKAERDKTVFPNVLPPSTQAKLGGQRGYLVALAKANFLANNKQITEADLALGGYEIHTTFDEYKIKELEASVKKVYDKNIDPKKRPDTDTHVQFGGASVEPKTGKIVAIYGGADATKHFTNNADSTGAQVGSTFKPFVLASAMEDGVRDPKGDRVQSASQRTKLDPDKAVYNGKNKLKIKNYDGSIWRNEEGKEWLQVNDGDKSYKNINLREAMIDSANSPFVQLGMDIGVPEVRKAAVKAGLLESSLNKSDVPSFSIGISTPSAIRMASSYGTFAAEGQQRDPYSVEFVKRGGREIYRHEDKPTSGFSPVVANNVTDVLVDVVEKGTGTNAQVPGRQVAGKTGTTDGNRSAWFVGYTPQLSTAIDMYRLDDNEKNTKREFEKMFGTGGQEKIHGSSFPSDIFADYMKKALKGTKVLKFPEPEPIGEAYWGGGASSPPPSKSTEPSEDATTKEPTNEESTQKESNSPPATGNSPDASNSCNPWDNWSCGTNNGANNNGGNGDNANNGGAANNNGGNGDNANNGGAANNGGAANNGGAANNGGNGQNGSNSNGLVIGGPQEE
- a CDS encoding PadR family transcriptional regulator, whose translation is MSRRSGILEFAVLGLLREAPMHGYELRKRLNTSLGIFRAFSYGTLYPCLKTLVANGWLIEEPGNAPDDALAAPLSGRRAKIVYRLTAEGKDHFEELLAHTGPDSWEDEHFAARFAFFGQTEREVRMRVLEGRRSRLEERLEKMRASLARTRERLDDYTLELQRHGMESVEREVRWLNELIESERAGRDQRRSSPGSASQQQNSAGPVDGLPRRGDAETSGPATPPDPSDGTAN